One segment of Hypanus sabinus isolate sHypSab1 unplaced genomic scaffold, sHypSab1.hap1 scaffold_948, whole genome shotgun sequence DNA contains the following:
- the LOC132390545 gene encoding uncharacterized protein LOC132390545 isoform X3 produces MVGIVLGFIGVGLIGGVSGWLIARKTGGIKDPPQSKLDTSINSGRTSPLDTETVNASPNYENFPRNEQDTSNNAEDGNSTYTMTSLVNRRGRLAGNSHMRRTTLVEEATVQNVSHF; encoded by the exons ATGGTGGGCATTGTACTTGGCTTCATTGGCGTGGGCCTGATCGGCGGAGTCAGCGGATGGTTGATCGCGAGGAAAACGGGAGG GATCAAAGATCCACCGCAATCCAAACTCGATACGAGCATCAATTCCGGAAGAACAA GCCCCTTGGACACAGAGACCGTGAACGCATCACCAAACTACGAAAACTTCCCAAGGAATGAACAG GACACAAGTAACAATGCAGAAGATGGAAACTCCACTTACACG ATGACGTCACTGGTGAATAGAAGAGGACGGTTGGCCGGGAATTCACACATGAGACGGACAACCCTCGTGGAAGAAGCCACCGTTCAAAACGTCTCTCACTTTTGA